One window of Candidatus Regiella endosymbiont of Tuberolachnus salignus genomic DNA carries:
- the istA gene encoding IS21 family transposase, which yields MLRREDHYMIKQRHQQGAFIVDIAHQIGCSEKTVRRHISYPAPPTAKRGKKQVAKLEPFKDYIDSRLSEQVWNAAVIFEEIREKGYRGGSAMLRRYIHPKRPLRASKNTVRFETLPGYQLQHDWGEIIVEVAGSACTVNFAVNTLGFSRRFHVFAAPKQDAEHTYESLVRSFNYFGGSVKNVLVDNQKAAVIKHGQNGHIEFNAGFLQLANHYGFSPRACKPYRPQTKGKTERMVGYVKHNFFTRYRQFESFAHVNQLLAMWLAKVADQRHLRQFKQTPENRFAEEKIALMPLPATDFDTSYFDLRQVAWDSYIDVRGNRYSVPSFWCGRAVNIRIGLDNTLRIYGDEQLLATHLLQEVTQGWQKVPEHHQALWQQVNRVASRSLSVYEELL from the coding sequence ATGCTAAGAAGAGAGGACCACTACATGATAAAACAACGCCATCAACAGGGGGCATTTATTGTTGATATTGCCCATCAGATAGGGTGTTCAGAAAAGACGGTGAGACGGCACATTAGCTATCCTGCGCCGCCAACAGCAAAACGCGGTAAAAAACAGGTTGCTAAACTCGAGCCCTTTAAAGACTACATCGATTCAAGGTTGAGTGAACAGGTTTGGAATGCGGCGGTTATTTTTGAGGAAATCCGTGAAAAAGGCTACCGGGGTGGGAGTGCGATGCTCCGACGTTATATACATCCCAAACGTCCGCTCAGGGCCTCGAAAAACACGGTACGCTTTGAAACCCTCCCCGGTTATCAACTTCAACACGATTGGGGAGAAATCATCGTTGAGGTGGCAGGCTCTGCCTGTACGGTTAATTTTGCCGTTAATACGCTCGGTTTTTCGCGTCGCTTTCATGTCTTTGCTGCCCCTAAGCAAGATGCTGAGCACACGTATGAATCGCTGGTTCGCAGCTTCAATTACTTCGGTGGCAGCGTAAAAAATGTCTTGGTAGATAACCAAAAAGCCGCTGTTATCAAACATGGACAAAATGGCCACATCGAGTTCAATGCGGGCTTCCTGCAACTGGCTAATCACTATGGGTTTAGCCCTCGCGCCTGTAAGCCTTATCGACCGCAAACGAAAGGCAAAACCGAACGGATGGTGGGCTATGTTAAACACAATTTTTTCACTCGCTACCGTCAGTTTGAGAGTTTCGCTCATGTTAATCAACTGCTAGCGATGTGGCTGGCGAAAGTGGCAGACCAGCGTCATCTTCGTCAATTCAAGCAGACACCGGAAAATCGTTTTGCTGAGGAAAAAATAGCCTTGATGCCACTCCCTGCGACTGATTTCGATACCAGCTACTTCGACCTACGACAAGTGGCATGGGACAGCTATATCGATGTCAGAGGTAATCGCTATAGCGTGCCTTCATTCTGGTGTGGTCGTGCGGTTAATATTCGTATCGGTTTAGATAATACGCTACGTATTTACGGCGATGAGCAACTGCTCGCGACGCATCTCTTGCAGGAGGTAACGCAGGGCTGGCAAAAGGTGCCAGAACATCATCAAGCCCTTTGGCAACAGGTCAATCGAGTAGCGTCTCGTTCGCTCAGTGTGTATGAGGAGCTACTCTGA